Proteins encoded in a region of the Dasypus novemcinctus isolate mDasNov1 chromosome 24, mDasNov1.1.hap2, whole genome shotgun sequence genome:
- the THBD gene encoding thrombomodulin → MLGVLLLAVLALNGLGLPAAPQPQLRGSQCIEHDCFALFRGPATFLAATQACGRLRGHLMTVRSSVAADVISLLLSGDGGGGPRLWIGLQLLPGCRNPGSLGPLRGFQWVTGDNHTSYSRWARPDRDGAPLCGPQCVAVSTAGAPVPSEPVWEELPCTAEADGFLCEFHFAASCRPLAVEPRTAAAANVTSSYSTPFGARGADFQALPVGSSAFVAPLGLQLVCVVPPGAAEARWGQEAPGAWDCSVENGGCEHTCNGSAGPPSCLCPADAALLTDGRSCSASGAHACENLCEHFCVRSPDVPGNYSCMCETGYQLAEDRHRCEDVDDCLLTPSLCPQRCVNTQGGFECQCFPDYELVKGECVERMDPCWGNDCEYQCEPLGSTDYRCICAQGFAPVPQDPRRCQLFCNQSTCPADCDPNTPENCECPEGFILDEGSVCSDIDECENDDCPGSCHNFPGGYHCICGPDTALPGQASTDCFPNTVEDTGSGEVPASPEPFTTPSPPASARVHSGVLIGISIASLSLVVALLALLCHLRKKQGAGRTDLEYKCGAPAK, encoded by the coding sequence ATGCTCGGGGTCCTGCTCCTCGCTGTGTTGGCCCTCAACGGCCTGGGCCTCCCTGCGGCCCCGCAGCCGCAGCTCCGCGGCAGCCAGTGCATCGAACACGACTGCTTTGCGCTCTTCCGCGGCCCCGCGACCTTCCTGGCCGCCACCCAGGCCTGCGGACGCCTGCGGGGCCACCTGATGACCGTGCGCTCCTCCGTGGCGGCCGATGTCATCTCCCTGCTGCTGAGCGGCGACGGCGGCGGTGGCCCACGCCTCTGGATAGGCCTGCAGCTCCTGCCCGGCTGCCGCAATCCCGGTTCCCTGGGGCCCCTGCGCGGCTTCCAGTGGGTGACGGGCGACAACCACACCAGCTACAGCAGGTGGGCGCGGCCTGACCGCGACGGCGCGCCCCTCTGCGGCCCTCAGTGTGTCGCGGTCTCCACAGCCGGGGCGCCCGTGCCCAGCGAGCCGGTCTGGGAGGAGCTGCCGTGCACCGCGGAGGCGGACGGCTTCCTCTGCGAGTTCCACTTCGCGGCCTCCTGCAGACCTCTGGCGGTGGAGCCCCGCACCGCAGCCGCCGCCAACGTCACCAGCAGTTACAGTACCCCGTTCGGTGCCCGCGGCGCGGACTTCCAGGCGCTGCCAGTGGGCAGCTCCGCCTTCGTGGCGCCGCTCGGCTTGCAGCTGGTGTGCGTGGTGCCGCCGGGGGCGGCCGAGGCCCGCTGGGGCCAGGAGGCGCCCGGCGCCTGGGACTGCAGCGTGGAGAACGGCGGCTGCGAACACACGTGCAACGGGAGCGCGGGGCCACCCAGCTGCCTCTGCCCGGCCGACGCCGCCCTGCTGACAGATGGGCGCTCCTGCTCGGCGTCCGGGGCGCACGCGTGCGAAAATCTCTGTGAACACTTCTGCGTCCGCAGCCCAGACGTGCCTGGCAACTACTCATGCATGTGCGAGACTGGCTACCAACTGGCGGAAGACAGGCACAGGTGCGAGGACGTGGACGACTGCTTGCTGACCCCCAGCCTGTGCCCACAGCGCTGCGTCAACACACAGGGGGGCTTCGAGTGCCAGTGCTTCCCCGACTATGAGCTGGTGAAGGGCGAGTGTGTGGAACGCATGGACCCGTGCTGGGGCAACGACTGCGAGTATCAGTGTGAGCCCCTGGGCAGCACCGACTACCGATGCATCTGCGCTCAGGGCTTTGCGCCTGTGCCCCAAGACCCTCGCAGGTGCCAGTTGTTCTGCAACCAGTCCACGTGTCCGGCCGACTGCGACCCCAACACCCCGGAGAATTGCGAGTGCCCGGAAGGCTTCATCCTGGACGAGGGTTCCGTGTGCTCGGACATCGACGAGTGTGAAAATGACGACTGCCCAGGTTCGTGCCACAACTTCCCTGGCGGCTACCACTGCATCTGCGGGCCCGACACGGCCCTCCCCGGCCAGGCTAGCACCGACTGTTTCCCCAACACCGTAGAGGACACAGGCTCTGGGGAGGTCCCGGCCAGCCCAGAGCCCTTCACTACCCCGAGTCCACCGGCCTCGGCGCGAGTGCATTCGGGTGTGCTTATTGGCATCTCCATTGCTAGCTTGTCCCTGGTGGTGGCACTCTTGGCGCTCCTCTGCCACCTGCGCAAGAAGCAGGGTGCCGGGCGAACCGATCTTGAGTACAAGTGTGGGGCCCCGGCCAAGTAG